Proteins encoded in a region of the Planococcus shixiaomingii genome:
- a CDS encoding anti-sigma factor family protein yields the protein MTCHDVGVLQAYLDGEVSRDQKKQLMKHLESCPMCRAKIEELQNLHSFCERALLVKEVNVNTELAWAKFEKNLHSGNQALAENRIVKNKKGWSTLKTKTKRLLISGAVAAAMFSSLAHPQVRVQANDFLSLFRVDQFEVVTLTPNDISEIQSWVSENKDGSMDLKGIGQLEKSQEAEDITYFGSYEDAAAAGYDVPQFEEFDVEQVSVIPASTMTFTLDVEKANQMLAQLGSDQKFEAALDGKPFSVTTFEAVHTDYATVEQHVSYMHTKSPEINVPEGVSIEQLRNTLLSLPFLPENVKTQLASIDDIESTLPIPYAATEGSKMTEVQVGNAQGIAVESNEHSYIVWQENGDIHTILTDGHMATDQLLQLSEQVN from the coding sequence ATGACTTGTCATGATGTGGGGGTGCTTCAAGCTTATTTAGATGGAGAAGTTAGCCGTGATCAGAAAAAACAACTCATGAAGCATTTAGAAAGCTGCCCGATGTGCCGAGCCAAAATCGAAGAATTGCAAAACCTTCACTCTTTTTGTGAGAGAGCGCTATTAGTAAAAGAGGTTAATGTGAACACCGAACTGGCATGGGCAAAATTCGAGAAAAATCTTCATAGCGGCAATCAGGCACTTGCAGAAAATAGGATAGTGAAAAATAAAAAGGGGTGGAGTACTTTGAAAACAAAAACCAAACGGCTGCTCATTTCAGGAGCTGTAGCAGCTGCTATGTTCAGCTCACTTGCACACCCTCAAGTTCGGGTGCAAGCGAATGACTTTTTATCGTTATTCCGAGTGGATCAGTTTGAAGTAGTGACGCTGACACCAAATGATATAAGCGAAATTCAGAGCTGGGTAAGCGAGAACAAAGACGGTTCGATGGACCTTAAAGGCATCGGGCAGTTGGAAAAGTCCCAGGAAGCAGAAGACATAACCTATTTTGGCTCCTATGAAGATGCTGCAGCTGCGGGCTATGATGTGCCTCAATTCGAAGAATTTGATGTTGAGCAAGTAAGTGTAATTCCAGCTTCAACCATGACGTTTACTTTAGATGTGGAAAAAGCAAATCAAATGTTAGCTCAATTAGGCTCAGACCAAAAGTTTGAAGCAGCGTTGGACGGCAAGCCTTTTTCCGTAACAACCTTTGAAGCCGTTCATACAGATTATGCGACGGTGGAACAGCACGTTTCCTATATGCACACAAAATCGCCTGAAATCAATGTACCTGAAGGCGTTTCAATCGAGCAGCTTAGAAACACGTTGCTTTCGCTTCCGTTTTTGCCTGAAAACGTGAAAACGCAGCTTGCAAGCATCGATGATATCGAATCGACCTTGCCGATACCTTATGCTGCAACAGAAGGATCTAAGATGACAGAAGTCCAAGTAGGAAACGCTCAAGGAATTGCAGTGGAAAGCAATGAGCATTCCTATATTGTCTGGCAGGAAAATGGCGATATCCACACGATATTGACTGACGGCCATATGGCTACAGACCAATTGCTCCAATTGAGCGAACAAGTAAATTAA
- a CDS encoding ABC transporter ATP-binding protein: protein MDVIQTNSLTKTYDGKGGISDVTLSIGEGIVYGFLGPNGSGKSTFVRTLLGLLQPTSGEGYILGEPIGTTKSREQVGYLPELFRYPDWMTGKQLLESHADLCKIPARQQNKRIQEVVELVGMTGREKGKISGFSKGMSQRIGIACAILNDPKVIFLDEPTSALDPIGRKDVRDLMAYLRDQGKTVFLNSHLLHEVESLCDQVSIVHQGEMIAQGPWRELMLTEARVEIVTYESIAAPFPPFVTSYQKGKEQEGRTRWILELENEKDIPKILHYLSSKQIDVFEVKPNVPHLEDVFLHWVNQKKEQAYVDNH, encoded by the coding sequence ATGGACGTTATTCAGACCAATTCGCTGACGAAAACGTACGACGGAAAAGGCGGCATTTCAGACGTGACCCTGTCGATAGGAGAAGGGATAGTCTATGGCTTTTTAGGGCCGAACGGTTCCGGAAAAAGCACCTTCGTCCGGACACTTCTTGGCTTGTTGCAGCCGACAAGCGGGGAAGGGTATATTCTCGGTGAACCGATCGGAACGACAAAATCCCGGGAACAGGTCGGGTATCTTCCGGAATTATTCCGCTACCCCGATTGGATGACCGGAAAGCAGTTGCTGGAAAGCCATGCCGATCTCTGCAAAATTCCTGCCCGGCAGCAAAACAAGCGAATTCAAGAAGTAGTCGAGCTAGTGGGAATGACCGGAAGAGAAAAAGGAAAGATTAGCGGCTTTTCAAAAGGGATGTCGCAGCGGATTGGCATTGCTTGTGCAATATTAAATGATCCGAAGGTGATTTTCCTTGATGAACCTACCTCAGCTCTGGATCCTATCGGGCGCAAAGATGTCCGGGACCTTATGGCATACCTTCGGGATCAAGGGAAAACCGTTTTTTTAAACAGCCATTTGCTGCATGAAGTAGAGTCTTTATGTGACCAGGTATCGATTGTCCATCAAGGAGAAATGATTGCTCAAGGTCCTTGGCGTGAATTAATGCTGACGGAAGCGAGAGTTGAAATTGTAACATATGAGTCTATAGCGGCCCCGTTTCCTCCATTTGTAACCAGTTATCAAAAAGGCAAAGAACAAGAAGGACGGACACGGTGGATTCTCGAGCTTGAAAATGAAAAGGACATACCTAAAATTCTTCATTATTTATCTTCCAAGCAAATCGATGTCTTTGAAGTGAAACCGAACGTCCCTCATTTAGAAGATGTGTTCTTGCACTGGGTGAATCAGAAAAAGGAGCAAGCCTATGTGGACAATCACTAG
- a CDS encoding ABC transporter permease subunit, which translates to MWTITRLTVKEIISKRIFLITIIMTLVFLTLYGTAIYFAGREGAEVEDAVQGTELILMQQFIASQLLGVGLYFSSFITALLAIMCSVSAISGEVSSHQIDTWLMRPISRSEFVLGKFFGLAFLMISYAVALFFSIILLHQGIGVEWMSLDIEPIQMIKAVSVFAIQPFVLIAFGILLSTRMTTLNAGIVAIILYGAAFIGGFIEQFGAIVEKASLINIGIIMSLVFPIDSMYRKMTILLFDTADSPLSLAQGGMFTSISTPGNIMVWYAVLYGVVAVVLSIYSFKNRDV; encoded by the coding sequence ATGTGGACAATCACTAGATTAACTGTAAAAGAAATCATATCAAAACGAATTTTTTTGATTACCATCATTATGACGCTCGTTTTTCTGACCCTTTACGGAACGGCAATATATTTTGCTGGAAGAGAAGGAGCGGAAGTAGAAGATGCCGTTCAAGGAACAGAGCTCATTTTGATGCAGCAGTTTATCGCTTCACAGCTTTTAGGAGTCGGCCTTTATTTTTCGTCTTTCATTACCGCTTTGCTGGCAATCATGTGCAGTGTCAGTGCTATATCGGGTGAAGTATCAAGCCACCAAATCGATACGTGGCTGATGCGGCCGATTTCACGATCCGAATTTGTATTGGGAAAGTTTTTCGGCTTAGCCTTTTTAATGATTTCCTATGCAGTCGCCTTGTTTTTTAGTATCATTCTTTTGCATCAAGGAATCGGAGTGGAGTGGATGTCATTGGATATCGAGCCCATCCAGATGATCAAAGCCGTAAGCGTTTTTGCGATTCAGCCGTTTGTTTTGATTGCGTTTGGCATTCTGCTAAGTACACGAATGACAACGTTAAATGCAGGGATTGTTGCAATTATCTTATACGGTGCAGCCTTTATTGGAGGCTTCATTGAACAGTTTGGAGCAATTGTCGAGAAAGCGAGCCTTATCAATATCGGCATTATTATGAGCCTTGTTTTTCCAATCGATTCGATGTACCGGAAAATGACCATCTTGTTATTCGATACGGCAGACAGTCCACTGTCATTGGCACAAGGCGGCATGTTTACGAGTATCTCCACCCCTGGCAATATCATGGTTTGGTATGCGGTGCTTTACGGAGTAGTGGCCGTGGTTTTATCTATTTATAGTTTTAAGAACCGGGATGTGTGA
- a CDS encoding MFS transporter: MKRIHYSWVILSVVFFSIITAGIIRSSSGVFIVPFETDFGWERSTISFAFAISLFLYGISGPFLAALIERIGLKKMMVLATLTLLIGILLTFFMTEAWHLLLIWGIIIGVGSGLFLTVLSPYVANQWFVKRRGLALGILTASTATGQLILLPLLAIIVEDYSWRWAMGLILILSLLTLLLILVFMKNSPQEIGGLPYGQKKGPVATKVEQKGNPITVAFQILFEVAKVKAFWLLAASFFICGLSTSGLIGTHFISYCMGFGFTAVAAASMLSLMGVFDLIGTTFSGWLSDRFDNRWLLFWYYCLRGISLVFLPFALADGSYIFLVIFSVFYGLDWIATVPPTINIARQTFGIEKSVVVYGWIFAAHQLGAAVAASGAGLIYNVFNSYSWAFALAGMFCLLAGLFVIVLKKQPIIDVEADSYLPHRVNLEKN; the protein is encoded by the coding sequence TTGAAACGAATCCATTATAGCTGGGTCATTTTATCAGTTGTGTTTTTTTCGATTATAACTGCGGGTATTATCCGATCCTCATCCGGTGTCTTCATTGTTCCTTTTGAAACGGACTTTGGATGGGAACGTTCGACCATTTCCTTTGCCTTTGCCATAAGTCTGTTCCTATATGGAATCTCAGGCCCTTTTCTGGCTGCTTTAATCGAAAGAATCGGTCTAAAGAAAATGATGGTTCTGGCAACGTTAACCCTACTGATTGGCATACTTCTCACCTTTTTCATGACAGAGGCATGGCACCTACTCTTGATTTGGGGAATTATTATAGGCGTGGGGTCCGGTTTGTTCTTAACGGTACTGAGCCCTTATGTTGCCAATCAATGGTTTGTCAAAAGGAGAGGACTCGCGCTTGGCATTTTAACTGCAAGCACAGCAACAGGGCAATTAATCCTCTTGCCTTTGCTAGCAATTATTGTAGAAGACTATTCCTGGCGATGGGCCATGGGATTAATCCTGATCCTTAGCCTTCTCACGCTTTTGCTTATCCTAGTATTCATGAAAAATTCACCCCAGGAAATTGGGGGTCTTCCTTACGGGCAAAAAAAGGGTCCCGTCGCAACTAAAGTGGAACAAAAGGGAAATCCGATCACCGTCGCCTTCCAAATTCTATTTGAAGTGGCAAAAGTGAAGGCATTCTGGCTTTTGGCAGCGAGCTTTTTTATCTGTGGCCTTTCTACCAGCGGATTAATCGGCACTCATTTCATTTCCTACTGCATGGGATTCGGCTTTACGGCCGTAGCTGCCGCTTCGATGCTTTCATTGATGGGGGTTTTTGACTTAATCGGAACCACTTTTTCGGGTTGGTTATCGGACCGGTTTGATAATCGCTGGCTGTTGTTTTGGTATTACTGCTTGAGAGGGATATCCCTTGTATTTCTCCCGTTCGCATTAGCTGATGGCTCCTATATTTTCTTGGTCATCTTCTCTGTTTTCTATGGCTTGGATTGGATCGCTACGGTGCCTCCAACCATCAACATTGCAAGGCAAACCTTTGGCATCGAGAAAAGCGTAGTGGTGTACGGATGGATATTTGCAGCTCACCAATTGGGCGCAGCAGTGGCAGCAAGTGGTGCCGGACTGATTTACAATGTATTCAACTCTTATTCTTGGGCATTTGCGTTAGCAGGAATGTTTTGCTTATTGGCAGGTCTTTTTGTAATCGTCTTAAAGAAGCAACCTATTATAGATGTAGAGGCTGACTCTTATTTACCTCACAGGGTAAACTTAGAAAAAAATTAA
- the fabF gene encoding beta-ketoacyl-ACP synthase II, protein MRRRVVITGYGAVSPLGNDVDTLWNNIKQGKSGIKKIQASGYEEINTKIGGFVDDFNPENYFEKKELGKYDLFIQYAYAAAKQALNQAKLDSTSSDATRLGIYIGSGIGGISTVLENHELLLKKGPRKVSPFMVPMMISNMAAGIVAIKTGFKGPSFSPVSACATGNQAIGEAFLNIMHGYSDAILAGGTEASIHPLAYAGFARMKAMSTNNDFPEKASRPFDDQRDGFVMSEGAGILLLEEYEHARKRGATILGEIIGYGSTTDAYHITSPDYNGAVQAMKSALQMAELEPMKIDYINAHGTSTPEGDKSETNAIKAVFGPHAYQLKVSSTKSMTGHLFGAAGGLEAIITLKSLQENIIPPTINYENPDSACDLDYVPNRSIAAKVDYALSNGFGFGGHNAVLVFKKFKGATFLND, encoded by the coding sequence ATTCGACGTAGAGTAGTAATTACCGGATATGGTGCAGTTTCCCCTTTAGGAAACGACGTAGATACATTATGGAATAATATAAAACAAGGGAAATCAGGTATAAAAAAAATTCAAGCTAGTGGGTATGAAGAGATTAATACAAAAATCGGGGGTTTTGTTGATGATTTTAACCCAGAAAACTATTTTGAAAAAAAAGAACTTGGAAAATACGACTTATTCATTCAATACGCCTATGCAGCAGCTAAACAAGCTTTAAATCAAGCTAAATTAGATTCAACTAGTAGTGATGCAACTAGGTTAGGAATTTACATTGGTTCTGGAATCGGCGGTATAAGTACTGTCTTGGAAAATCATGAACTTTTATTGAAAAAAGGCCCGAGAAAAGTTTCTCCATTTATGGTTCCCATGATGATCAGCAATATGGCAGCAGGTATTGTTGCCATTAAAACGGGTTTTAAGGGGCCAAGTTTTTCGCCTGTCTCTGCATGTGCAACTGGTAATCAAGCAATTGGCGAGGCGTTTTTAAATATTATGCATGGATACTCGGATGCAATTCTTGCAGGAGGAACTGAAGCATCTATTCATCCTTTGGCCTATGCCGGATTTGCCAGAATGAAAGCGATGTCGACAAATAACGATTTTCCCGAAAAAGCTAGCCGTCCATTTGATGATCAGCGGGATGGGTTTGTCATGTCCGAAGGGGCAGGAATCCTACTTCTTGAAGAATATGAGCATGCCAGAAAAAGAGGGGCTACTATTTTAGGAGAAATTATTGGCTATGGATCAACGACTGATGCTTATCATATTACTTCTCCAGATTATAATGGAGCGGTTCAAGCAATGAAGTCAGCACTACAGATGGCTGAGTTAGAACCGATGAAAATAGACTATATTAACGCACATGGAACAAGTACACCTGAAGGAGACAAATCAGAAACAAATGCGATTAAAGCTGTTTTTGGTCCACATGCTTATCAATTAAAGGTTAGTTCTACAAAGTCTATGACCGGTCATTTATTCGGAGCTGCTGGCGGATTAGAAGCCATTATCACACTGAAAAGCCTCCAGGAAAATATTATTCCTCCAACTATCAATTATGAAAATCCTGACTCCGCTTGTGATCTTGATTACGTACCAAATCGGAGCATTGCCGCAAAAGTGGATTATGCTCTCTCAAACGGTTTTGGGTTTGGTGGACATAATGCTGTTCTGGTATTCAAGAAATTCAAAGGTGCCACCTTTTTAAACGATTAA
- a CDS encoding PaaI family thioesterase translates to MNTTIKLNENKTIPVPPVADLIGFSPVLIQSGEAVFQLETKNEHFNPMGTVHGGILCDLADAAMGVAYATLLNENESFTTIEMKINYLKPVWKSTLKAHAQVIKKGSSIGLIDCSIFDENDSLIAKASSTCMTLKGGKAQNR, encoded by the coding sequence ATGAATACAACAATCAAATTAAATGAAAATAAAACAATTCCTGTTCCACCAGTTGCTGATCTTATCGGTTTTTCCCCTGTCTTGATACAAAGTGGAGAAGCTGTTTTTCAACTGGAGACAAAGAACGAGCATTTCAATCCAATGGGAACCGTTCACGGTGGCATACTTTGTGATTTAGCTGATGCTGCCATGGGTGTTGCCTATGCTACGCTGCTTAATGAGAACGAATCGTTCACAACAATCGAAATGAAAATTAATTACTTGAAACCCGTATGGAAGTCTACTTTAAAAGCACATGCCCAAGTTATAAAGAAAGGAAGTTCAATCGGACTTATCGATTGTTCCATCTTTGATGAAAATGACTCCTTGATAGCCAAAGCAAGTTCGACATGTATGACATTAAAAGGTGGTAAAGCCCAAAATAGATAG
- a CDS encoding TetR/AcrR family transcriptional regulator, with translation MNKGQRTKLNIIEKSSTLFNQHGYKSTSLSDIMAVTGLKKGGIYNHFEDKDTLAKAAFVYSMNTLGDHYKEAIASKETAQEQLLAFISVFSTLFHDHIVIGGCPLMNAAIEADDTDIEFKDVIKVGFTGLLRIIEGILQIGKERSEIQEELEIESAAIFILSSLEGALALSRLYKDQRYLEMTISQLKGLLFK, from the coding sequence GTGAATAAAGGACAACGCACTAAATTGAATATTATTGAAAAGTCTTCTACACTCTTTAATCAACATGGCTATAAGTCCACTTCCCTCTCTGACATAATGGCCGTTACCGGCCTTAAAAAAGGTGGGATTTACAATCACTTTGAAGATAAGGACACTTTGGCCAAGGCTGCATTTGTCTATTCAATGAATACTTTAGGAGATCATTATAAAGAAGCAATTGCCTCAAAAGAGACTGCACAAGAACAGCTTTTAGCTTTTATAAGCGTATTCAGCACTTTGTTCCATGACCATATCGTAATAGGTGGATGTCCGTTAATGAATGCCGCTATAGAAGCGGATGATACCGACATTGAGTTTAAAGATGTAATTAAAGTAGGCTTTACTGGATTACTACGTATCATTGAAGGCATTCTTCAAATTGGAAAAGAACGAAGCGAAATACAGGAGGAATTAGAGATTGAGTCTGCAGCCATCTTTATTTTATCTTCGTTAGAAGGTGCTCTAGCTCTAAGCCGGCTCTACAAGGACCAGAGGTATTTAGAGATGACGATTTCTCAGCTAAAAGGGTTACTTTTTAAATAA
- a CDS encoding TetR/AcrR family transcriptional regulator produces MARNREYDEHEVLQKAMELFWRQGYEKTSMQDLVEHMGIHRRSIYDTFGDKHTLYLKALERYEQMVGNSMNSQVKPSDSVKQSIRRLFEITILRSGQGPKGCLTVNSAVELSLHDEEVAEKVVDSFSKTEHLLYELLVSGQESGEIPETLDAAKTSVFFNNSLVGLRVLTKTTDDRQKLESIIDTTLSVLD; encoded by the coding sequence ATGGCGAGAAACAGGGAATATGATGAACATGAAGTATTGCAAAAAGCAATGGAACTTTTTTGGAGACAGGGCTATGAAAAGACTTCGATGCAAGATCTGGTTGAGCATATGGGCATCCATCGCAGAAGCATCTACGATACGTTTGGGGACAAGCACACGCTATACCTGAAAGCATTGGAACGCTATGAACAGATGGTAGGAAACAGTATGAACTCGCAAGTAAAACCATCGGATTCAGTTAAACAGTCCATCAGGCGTCTGTTTGAGATAACGATCCTTCGCAGCGGACAAGGTCCAAAGGGTTGCTTGACCGTGAATTCAGCCGTTGAATTATCCTTGCATGACGAAGAAGTGGCGGAAAAGGTTGTAGACAGCTTTTCCAAGACGGAACATCTGCTGTATGAACTATTGGTGAGTGGCCAAGAGTCGGGAGAAATACCTGAAACCCTGGATGCTGCAAAAACTTCCGTGTTTTTCAATAATTCATTAGTGGGATTACGCGTATTGACGAAAACGACCGATGACCGACAAAAATTAGAAAGCATTATCGACACGACACTATCCGTCTTGGATTAA
- a CDS encoding NADP-dependent oxidoreductase: MKAMVIDKYGKVPLRLMEMPLPEVGEYEVLAEIRAASVNPLDAKIRNGEVKLLLDYKMPFILGNDFSGVVAKVGAKVTRFKVGDEIYGRPHEKKIGTFAEYLSIHEKDIALKPGNLSFVEAASIPLVGLTSYQALHDLLHLQEGQKILIHAGAGGVGTFAIQLAKLMGAYVATTASEAGSDLVRSLGADEIINYKAGKFEDTLKNYDAAFDTLGGENLEKTFRVIKKGGEIVSVAGLPNARFAKERGLGFLKTMLLFAVSKKLTALEKKHDVRYTYWFMTSSGEQLRIIADFIESGKIKPVIDRVFSFENAQQAMEYSESGRAKGKIILTIK, translated from the coding sequence ATGAAAGCGATGGTTATTGATAAGTATGGAAAGGTACCGCTGCGTTTGATGGAAATGCCTTTACCTGAAGTTGGGGAATACGAGGTGCTTGCAGAAATACGGGCAGCAAGTGTGAATCCTCTGGATGCAAAGATTCGTAACGGGGAGGTGAAATTGTTGCTTGACTATAAAATGCCTTTTATCCTCGGGAATGACTTTTCCGGTGTTGTGGCAAAGGTTGGGGCAAAAGTGACTCGCTTTAAGGTAGGTGATGAGATATATGGACGGCCCCATGAGAAAAAAATTGGGACATTTGCTGAATATCTTTCCATTCATGAAAAGGATATCGCGTTAAAACCTGGAAATTTGAGCTTTGTGGAAGCGGCTTCGATCCCTCTGGTTGGCTTGACGTCCTACCAAGCCTTGCACGATTTACTTCACTTGCAAGAAGGCCAAAAAATACTGATTCATGCTGGGGCCGGTGGGGTTGGAACATTTGCGATTCAACTGGCGAAATTAATGGGTGCTTACGTGGCAACCACGGCGAGTGAAGCCGGTTCGGATTTAGTCCGGTCTCTCGGGGCAGATGAAATCATTAATTACAAAGCAGGCAAATTTGAAGATACTCTGAAAAATTATGATGCCGCATTTGATACGCTTGGCGGCGAGAATCTGGAAAAAACATTTCGTGTGATAAAAAAAGGAGGAGAGATTGTATCCGTTGCAGGATTGCCAAATGCCCGCTTTGCTAAGGAACGGGGATTAGGGTTTTTAAAAACGATGCTGCTCTTCGCAGTAAGTAAAAAACTTACTGCGCTTGAAAAAAAGCATGATGTCCGGTACACGTATTGGTTCATGACATCAAGCGGAGAACAATTACGCATCATCGCTGATTTTATCGAATCCGGAAAAATTAAACCGGTAATTGACCGTGTTTTTTCTTTTGAGAATGCTCAGCAGGCGATGGAATACTCGGAGTCGGGAAGAGCTAAAGGAAAAATTATCTTAACGATAAAGTAA
- a CDS encoding alpha/beta fold hydrolase, translated as MSTFKIPTQSSYVEAEGIRFAYRKFGQETGIPLVFFIHFRGTMENWDPELIESLADDRPIILFDNTGVGESSGETPSTIAEMAKDAASFIQALGLPQVDVLGFSIGGMVAQEVALQQPDLVRRLILSGTAPQSGVGLKTRHDVVMAASSEDAEKAFENFMFLFYHPTDSSRAAGTASLKRIMEQKKVNSSPQVLNAQSKALAQWSDRVHNQSYDRIHQIEQPVLVTNGVDDIMVPTENSYILAQQLPDAQLIIYPDSGHGHLFQYPRLFADHVKLFLDSK; from the coding sequence ATGTCAACATTTAAAATTCCAACTCAATCAAGCTATGTCGAAGCTGAAGGGATCCGGTTTGCCTATCGAAAGTTTGGCCAGGAAACAGGAATTCCCCTGGTATTTTTTATCCACTTCCGCGGAACCATGGAAAACTGGGATCCTGAGCTTATTGAATCGCTGGCGGATGATCGACCGATTATCCTTTTCGATAACACTGGGGTCGGTGAATCCAGTGGGGAAACACCTTCCACTATCGCTGAAATGGCCAAAGACGCAGCATCCTTCATCCAAGCACTTGGCTTACCGCAAGTCGATGTTCTGGGCTTTTCAATTGGCGGAATGGTTGCCCAGGAAGTGGCATTGCAACAGCCGGATTTGGTTCGCCGTTTAATCCTTTCGGGTACCGCCCCGCAATCCGGCGTCGGCCTTAAAACGCGGCACGATGTCGTCATGGCAGCGAGCAGTGAAGACGCAGAAAAAGCCTTCGAAAACTTCATGTTCCTTTTTTATCATCCGACCGACAGCAGCCGCGCAGCCGGAACCGCTTCACTGAAGCGGATTATGGAACAGAAAAAAGTAAACAGTTCACCGCAGGTACTAAATGCGCAATCAAAGGCGCTGGCGCAGTGGAGTGACCGGGTGCATAACCAATCCTACGACCGGATTCATCAGATTGAGCAGCCGGTGCTGGTGACGAACGGCGTTGACGATATCATGGTTCCTACTGAGAACAGTTACATTCTGGCGCAGCAATTGCCGGATGCCCAGCTGATTATTTATCCGGATTCCGGGCATGGACACCTGTTCCAATATCCGCGGCTATTTGCGGATCATGTAAAACTTTTTCTTGATTCTAAGTAA